The Maridesulfovibrio sp. genomic sequence TTCAAATCTTTGATGTCACGCAGTGCTGTATCTGTGGAGCATTTTGCCAGCTTGGCGTATTTGGATGAGTTCATGTAACCTTTGAAGTTTTCGTCAAGCATGCGCTCAAGTACGGACCGCTGACGGTCATTGATTGGTGACTGTTGGGATATCCGTTCCCACAGACTTGCTTTATGGAGTACATGACTCAACGTGGATTCGGCATTGATCAGTGCTTCTTTGAGGCAATCAAGAAACCATTCCAGCCATTTGGTAATTTCAGGTGTGCCGCGCTGCTGCCGCTCCAGATGGGAATAGTAATCCTTGCGCTTCAGCTCAATCTGCGTGGACATGCTGTAATACCGCTCCGCCGCCCCATCAGCACGAGCCAAGGCCATATCCGCGATGGTACGAGCAATACGTCCGTTGCCGTCTTCAAAGGGATGAATGGTAACAAACCACAGGTGGGCTATTCCGGCACGCAGAACCGGATCAGTATCATCTTTGCTCTCGAACCATTCCAGAAATTTTGCCATCTCACCTTCAAGGCGATCAGCATGCGGTGCTTCAAAATGGACTTTCTCGCGTCCCATAGGGCCGGAGATTACCTGCATGGCTCCAACTTCCGCAGGCCGCCAATCTGCAACGGTAATACGCTTTATGCCGCTGCGTCCGGTCGGGAATAGAGCCGCATGCCAGTCGCATAGCCGATCTTTAGTCAAAGGCTCCGCATATCGCTGTGTAGCGTCAAGCATCATTTCAACTATGCCGTCCACATCACGCCCAGCCGGTTTCAGTCCGGCAATATCGATTCCCAGACGCTGAGCAATAGAGGAACGTACCTCCTCTGGATTGAGGAGTTCCCCTTCTATGGCTGATGAATGAACGATGTCATTGGTAAGAGTCTTCAGGCCAGCCTCATTTCTCAGGTCAAAGCCCAGATTACCAATCTTACCAAGCAACACGCCCTGCCGATGGCGGACGTCTGCCAGTTTGGAAATTAGCTTTTCGGCGTTCCATGTGAAGTTCGGCCAGTCTTGATGTTCGTGTATCCACATTGCTTTTGCCTTTATTTGCGGTGAATGCTGTGGTTATTCGCCGCAGGTTTTGCGGTGATTGTAGGGTGTATTTGGGGCAAAGGCAATACGAATAAAAGAACCATTAAAATCCAAAAATTGGATGCCTGAGCTCAGCATGACCTTTTAACAAATAAAAATCTTCATCAGATCCTTCTAAAGACTCAGTACCAACAGTAGTATCAGGGTCTAAGCTTTTATGTGAGGTACCCGCCACAATAGTATTGGTATCAGGATCAATAGGCTCAATAGTTAGAGTTTGAACAGTACTCCCTAATAATAAGTAATCAGGATCGCTAGGCTCAATTGTTTCTGTCAACGTCGTTGTATCAATCAACACCAAGTCAGGATCAGTAGGCTCAATTGTTTTAGTCATCGTTGTTGTATCATAGGATACATCAGAGCCCTTAGTCGAATTTAGTTTAATTGTCTCTGAATAACTCATTATATATGGCTTCATAATTACTCCATTAATTAATATAAAAATTAATCGAAAAATCAATCATTGTTCCTAAACTAATATCTTGACATAAAATATAATTACAAATTGCTAAAAGAAAAAAAATCAAAAGGTTTTCTTCTATATGCCGGACATAACTACCAAGACATCGGTTTTGTTGTTCCAATAAGACTTTCCTAGCATAGTAAAACTCTGCTAATTTATGAACAGATGGATTTTCTTTCAAGCGTTTAAAAACCATCTTTTCAACAGATTTAGTTCTTAAATATTTTATCAAAAAAACACTTGTCTTAAAAAAATAGTAACAAGCTAAAAGAGCCCCCCCCATAACAATATATTGTATCAATTCTTTAGGATTATTTTTAAACATTTTAGCTAAGTCACCAACAAACAAAGGAGTAATAATTGACAATACGACTAAATAAATAGAAACTTTCATATGAAAATGATTTTTACTATTTGCAGCATCGTTAAGACAACTTTTTAGATAATCAATTTCAACATCAACTTTATCTTTACTTAAAATATTTAAATGATCTTGATACTCACTCAACGGCTGACTAAACTCAGACATTCTGGGCCATGCACACAACTCGTCGATAGATAGAACCTTATAAATGGCAAAGCCATTTTGATCATATGTAATGATATATAATATCCTCGTTCCAAAAGAAAGTCTTAACAAAGACAGTCGAATATCTTTTTTTTGAGAAAATTCATCAAATGAGGAATCATTGGTCACTGAACATATGGGACTTCTACATAAAAACAAAACAACAAAATCCCTAAGCCACAATAAAAAACTAACCATAAAGCAATTCCCTAACAATCTCACCCGAAATATTAATTCCTGTTTCAAACTCAAGCCATGCCCACTGACCATTAGCATTCAATTCTAAAAAATAATAATCAGTGCCTTTAACAATAAAGTCAAAACATCCAAATCTCATGCCAACCTCGTCTAGCATCTCGCAACACATTGAATAAATTTGGCTTGGAATTTCTATGACCGAATACTTATTCTCCGCATCTGGCTTTCTCCAATCAACGTTGTTAGTCGAATATATTGCAAATGAAAAAGCTTTTCGACCAACAAAAACAATACGTACATCAAAATCCTTTCGAACAAAAAGCTGAAAATAGGCAGGGCAATACCTAAGCTTATCTAACGACAAGGTTGCATCAATTAAATTTGTTTGTACAAATTCCTTTTCATTTGTATGTATAATCTCACCAGATGCAATTGGTTTCACAATTGATTCATCAGCTAAAAAAGCTTTAATGTCATCTCGCGAATTTGTTATTGCCATTTTAGGAAGATTAAAACCAATCTTCCTTGCAACACAAACTTGATAAATTTTATTATTTGCCTTTCTTAAAAGGCTTGGTTTTGTTAAACAAACCCCCGAATGCAACTCCACAATACCATCCATAGTCGAAAAAACTTCTCTATAAACAAAGTCATGATATTCATTGCTCAAAACATTAGTAAGATCTGGTAAATTAGGTTTTCTATAGTAAATGGCATCCTGAGAACTCAAAGTATATTCATATTCATTACATGAAAGTTTTATACTATCATTTGTGACAACAATTTTATATTCATAAAACAAGTCAACATTAAATCGAATAAAGCAAACATCTCTATATTTAGACTGGATATAGTCAACCGTTCTATCGTTGGAACTTGTGACAACTAATATTTTTTTCATTATGTATATTAAGATTTAATCATATTTTAATTAACTAAAGGAGGAATTTTCCTTTTATCTTCCTCCACAATGCATTTATATTTATCACTATGCCACAAAAATTTGGTTTAATATCTAAAACATCTTCTTGTACAATAACAGGATTAACTTTATCTTCATCATAAGAATACTCTAAAACATAAACATTTGACTGTTCAGCAATATATCTATTGTACCCTTCAATATTATGAGCAACATCTCTAGATTCTCCTTTCGTGAAACCATCCCCCATTAGCGATCGATCAACATCCACTGCCCTAATGTAAGCCCTTTGAACTAGATTATTCAATAAACCAACAACTTCAGCAACACTCTGTTCAACAGAAACAGATGTACTTTTAGCAAGTTCAGCAGTCTTTTTTAATTCCTCACGAATAGTATGATCTAAAAGTGTAGGTAAAAATTCAAACCAAAAAATATGCTGTGGACTTCCATTGAATCTAATCCCTCTGTACTGAATATACCTCCCATCAGGCAATTTAATGTCTAACCCCGGCCCTTCTGATATAAATAGCCAACTTGTAATTAGACGTTGAATTTCAGCATCTTTAATTATTAATCTATCTAACACCCTAGGATATATCGGCGTAGGACGAATCCCTACTAATGGCAAAATAGGTAACGGCATAAAAAAAAAGCTCTCCAAATCCAAACTTAATTTTTAAATTTGCATTATCGAAGAGTAATTAATATTTTAAAGAAACAATAAAATCAATACACTCTTCATACAGAAAATCTAATCAGCCCACAAAATAAATATCCCCGTACGAGTACCCACACGAGTACAGCAATTTAAACAATTTAAAAAAACTAAATAATCCCAACACCATACACCATCAATTCGATGTCCCCCGCCACCATTTCCTTGATTCCATACTGTACCATACAGTTTCACAAAGAACGTTAAACCCTTATTATTCATACGAATAACAAGGGTTTTTTCGTTTTTTATACGTTCGTTATAGTTCGCTTAACTCCGCTGGCGTCCGTGGCTCTGAGTAAGTAAGGATAAGCTGACGCATAAATGGCACACCAAGTTTAATAATACATGGGCCGCAGGACACGCTCACACTGTTATCAGATATATTCGTTTGTATACGAGGACCCACTTAATAAAGACGAGACTGATTCAGGCACTTCTGCCGATTGATTTTCAGCAATTTTAACAAGATCTTTAAGATACAATTTTATATTTCTGCACAAGATTTCATTCCCCATAAACCTGTAGCAATAGAACAAAACAACGTAACCTTCCCACCAAAATCCGTCTTGCAGAACCTTCTGGACCAAATTTACGGCCCGCTCTACTTCTCCTTTGAATAACAGAATTTCGGCCTTTAATTTTGTCAAAATAAAACTGCCTTCACTATGTTGCATTTCCGCAAGAACAATCAGTTTTAAGGCAAGATCATAATTTGTTCTAGTAATAGCTTCAGAAACAGCATCAACTGCCGCAAATAATTCCTTTGATTTAAATCCGTAATCATTCAGGTCTGCAAAAATTTCAGGCCTGCCAAACTTCATAAGCCTGTTTAACTTCGCCGCAACAGGAAAGATGGAATCATCAATCTGTTGTTTACATGAAACATGCCTGAAAAAATCACTCCAAAGACTTTCATGTTCTCTTTCAATGTGATTGTAGTGCCAGCGATCAACTTTGTTCTGATATTCACGCTGCCCTCTGAAAATATAATGATTGAGCTGAATGCATTGCACGCTGGGTGGAGAATTATTTCCATGTACAGGAATATACAGTTCATTAACGGCGCACTTTCCGCCGGTATAGGTAAAAAAATGAGGACTCAGGTTGGCCCTTTCCACGTACTGAGGCTGCACAATTGATTTAATCTTTGAATTCGGCATCTTATAATCTACAATTTCTCTAAGATGCAAAGAAATAGGAAGAGGTGGATTATTGATGTATCCGTTGGAACCGAACATAACCCAATTAATTGCAAGGGCGGCACACTCTTCATAACATGCGAGCAACGAATGAATATTCTCGTTCTTTTTTAAAACAATAAATTCATCAATATCAATAAAGGCCAGCCACCTGAATTCATCCCCATGCTTATCCAGACAATGCTGATAAGCTTGCTGTTGAGGAGATATCCCCTTTATTTCATATATTTGAACCAACCCACACTCTATATACCCGCTCAGTGTCTCGCGTAACGGAACCTTGCTCTCATTGTCATAAACAATGAATCTCTCTACACCGATCATTGCATGGTACTGCACCCACTCCTCTATGAAATAGTTTTCATCCCGGGCAATAGCACAGGCTCCGATATAGTTCTTCAATATCAACCTCACATTTAAACACGCAGTATACTTTACCATCTACCATGATTATTTTTGAAACTACATGCTGTAAGTAGATCATAATGACAACAAATATAATATTACTATGCAGTTTAAAGAAAGTCACGTAACACAGCCAAACGAGTCTATTTTTATAAAACATGCTGCTGGACCACAGCCGGAGTTCAGGATAGAAGATGTTGATAAATCATAGCAGAAAACGAGCATATGGGAGCTGCACTATGACTATATTAGATCGGTCCTGGAATATTGTTGAACGGATTCGCTCCAAAGCACCACTAGTACACAGTATTACCAACTATGTGGTTATGAATAATACGGCCAATGCCCTGCTGGCTATTGGTGCATCCCCCATAATGGCGCATGCGCAGGAAGAGATGCAGGAGATGGTAGGCATATCCAACAGCCTTGTACTGAATATCGGTACGCTGAGCGCCCCATGGATTTCCAGCATGCTTGTTGCCGGAAAGGCGGCAAAGGCGGCATCCAAGCCGGTTGTTTTTGATCCGGTGGGCGTGGGTGCGAGCTCGTTCCGGACGCAGGCCTGTACTAAAATTCTTCAGGAAGTTACCCCTACGATTATTCGTGGTAATCCCTCCGAAATTATGGCTATGGCCGGCGCGGACGGACAGACCAAAGGTGTGGACTCCATGCATGATACTCAAACGGCAGAGGAAGCTGCTAAATATCTTGCAGAGCACTTTAGTTGTGTTGTGACTGTAAGCGGAGAGCAGGATATGGTGGTTTCCGCCACAGAGACTGTGTGGTTGCGGGGTGGCAGTCCCCTAATGCCCAAAGTTACCGGCATGGGATGCACTTCTACAGCCATTTGCGGTGCCTGTGCTGCAGTAGCCGACTCAGCGTTTGATGCTGGCGTGGCGGGCATGGTTATCATGAACAGTGCGGGAGGGATGGCTGCAGCCAAGGCTGAGGGTCCCGGCAGTTTTCAGATGCATTTTCTCGATGCACTGTATTCGCTGGATAAAAAGGATTTGATATTATAGCCCTCCCGCGAATTAGGACCCAAAAAAGAGCTGATCCATCTAACAAAAAGACGATGCTTTTAATAATTCCATAGTATATTCACTTTCTGGAGCATTAATAATTTTTTCTACCGGACCGTATTCCTCACACTGACCATTTTTCATGACCATCACTGTATTGCAAAGGCCACTGACCAAGGCAATATCGTGAGAAATAAATATCATGCTCATGTTACTTTCCCGAACTAAAGACCGTAAAAGGTCTGCAATCCGTGCCTGAGAAGAAACATCGAGCGCACTGGTAGCCTCGTCACAAATAAGAAGTTCAGGTTCGGCAACCAAAGCGCGGGCTATGGCTGCACGCTGACACTGCCCTCCTGATATTTCCCATGGATAACGATCCGCCAACTCCGGTGCAAGGCCCACTCTGTACATCAATTCGTTGATATACGCATCCGCTGCACTTTTTCTTTTCCGGTCAGTAAGGTTCCGAACAGCATCTCTCATGGTTACGCGAATTCTCTTATTCTGATCAAAAGAGGTAAGCGGAATCTGGAACACCATCTGTGCCCGACGATAAAGAGTGCGCAGGCTCCGCCTGTTCATAGCCGTAACTTCTTCCCCTTCATATCTAATACTCCCCTCATCCGTTTCCTCCAACTGCAGGAGTTGTCTGGAAAGAGTGCTCTTACCAGATCCAGATTCGCCGACAATCCCTAAAACCTCGCCGCGAGAAAGAGTAAAACCGACGTCCCGGACTGCTTCTATCGTTCGTTCAGCAATACAGTACCGTTTTGTTACACTGCTCACTTCAAGAAATTTAGAAGAATTATTAAGAACAGGATAAGCCGCCCGCAAACAGGGAACATCAGATATCAATTCTTTCGTATATGAATGCTGCGGTGAATTAAGGACCTCTCTGGTGACTCCGCATTCGACAATCTTCCCCCGGTGCATGATAGCCACCCTGTCGGCTATATGAGACGCAAGCGAGATATTGTGAGTCACCAAAAGGATAGA encodes the following:
- a CDS encoding Fic family protein; translated protein: MWIHEHQDWPNFTWNAEKLISKLADVRHRQGVLLGKIGNLGFDLRNEAGLKTLTNDIVHSSAIEGELLNPEEVRSSIAQRLGIDIAGLKPAGRDVDGIVEMMLDATQRYAEPLTKDRLCDWHAALFPTGRSGIKRITVADWRPAEVGAMQVISGPMGREKVHFEAPHADRLEGEMAKFLEWFESKDDTDPVLRAGIAHLWFVTIHPFEDGNGRIARTIADMALARADGAAERYYSMSTQIELKRKDYYSHLERQQRGTPEITKWLEWFLDCLKEALINAESTLSHVLHKASLWERISQQSPINDRQRSVLERMLDENFKGYMNSSKYAKLAKCSTDTALRDIKDLKERGILVQNPGGGRSTSYRLSEG
- a CDS encoding glycosyltransferase family 92 protein, translated to MKNYIGACAIARDENYFIEEWVQYHAMIGVERFIVYDNESKVPLRETLSGYIECGLVQIYEIKGISPQQQAYQHCLDKHGDEFRWLAFIDIDEFIVLKKNENIHSLLACYEECAALAINWVMFGSNGYINNPPLPISLHLREIVDYKMPNSKIKSIVQPQYVERANLSPHFFTYTGGKCAVNELYIPVHGNNSPPSVQCIQLNHYIFRGQREYQNKVDRWHYNHIEREHESLWSDFFRHVSCKQQIDDSIFPVAAKLNRLMKFGRPEIFADLNDYGFKSKELFAAVDAVSEAITRTNYDLALKLIVLAEMQHSEGSFILTKLKAEILLFKGEVERAVNLVQKVLQDGFWWEGYVVLFYCYRFMGNEILCRNIKLYLKDLVKIAENQSAEVPESVSSLLSGSSYTNEYI
- the thiM gene encoding hydroxyethylthiazole kinase; the encoded protein is MTILDRSWNIVERIRSKAPLVHSITNYVVMNNTANALLAIGASPIMAHAQEEMQEMVGISNSLVLNIGTLSAPWISSMLVAGKAAKAASKPVVFDPVGVGASSFRTQACTKILQEVTPTIIRGNPSEIMAMAGADGQTKGVDSMHDTQTAEEAAKYLAEHFSCVVTVSGEQDMVVSATETVWLRGGSPLMPKVTGMGCTSTAICGACAAVADSAFDAGVAGMVIMNSAGGMAAAKAEGPGSFQMHFLDALYSLDKKDLIL
- a CDS encoding ABC transporter ATP-binding protein, encoding MKSTVLKLQNLSAGYNGEDVIRDISFDVGAGEIFALVGESGSGKSTVLKTIMGLPSNRVRISGGGITFNGRNLTELSAEEHRQLLGDKLCTVFQNPATSMNPIRKIRSQFLDTMRSHKRFDTEKSLAAIRTAFIKLGLGDVDRVLDCCPFELSGGMCQRVALAMAMVMEPTLILADEPTSALDVMNQRQVIEEFRILREECGASILLVTHNISLASHIADRVAIMHRGKIVECGVTREVLNSPQHSYTKELISDVPCLRAAYPVLNNSSKFLEVSSVTKRYCIAERTIEAVRDVGFTLSRGEVLGIVGESGSGKSTLSRQLLQLEETDEGSIRYEGEEVTAMNRRSLRTLYRRAQMVFQIPLTSFDQNKRIRVTMRDAVRNLTDRKRKSAADAYINELMYRVGLAPELADRYPWEISGGQCQRAAIARALVAEPELLICDEATSALDVSSQARIADLLRSLVRESNMSMIFISHDIALVSGLCNTVMVMKNGQCEEYGPVEKIINAPESEYTMELLKASSFC